ATTAGCAATTTATGGTGTCGCATCAACACTATGATAAAATATGACTAAAAACCAAAACAATCATATCTCTCATTCATGGACATAATTCTttgatgagtaggtctcttgtgagacggtcttacgaatctttatctgtgagacatgtcaagcttatcgatattcacaataaaaagtaatactcttagtataaaagtaatactttttcatggatgacccaaataagagatactcttagcataaaaaataataatttttcatggatgacccaaataagagatctgtctcacaaaatacgactcatgagaccgtctcacacaagtttttgacttCCTCGATTTGGATCATATGAAAGATTTGACATAGATGGATGGAGCTTATCTATACACTAAAATTTTCCATTTGTAGCTTAAACCTTGAGCTCTTTCTCATCATATGCATTAcctattttataatttttttgcgCACATTattattaagtaaaaataataataataataaaaatagaaaatttctaTTAATTACATAAAACTTCATGGAAAAGATGTATAACATTGATTTACCATCGCAAAAACCAGAGATAATCTATCCATATAATTTTATACAGgagtaacatttttttttaatttttacatgattataatatttttatttcaataatattttatccaaatacctttcatttcaaaaaatcaaacactaattatttctatttaattttaaataagaaaaaaacgTCAATTTTAATAATGTACGTATTGGTATGTTATATATGTAATCATGTATGTTTCGCTGAATCAATTATAATTCTATAACtatgttttcttattttatcaattttaatttttttcacaaaataatgtaattaaatgaccaattttattgttaaatttttgtaattatataaatggttaatttttttttgagatatacacatgtttttttacagtgtaattataaattttaacaaagatattagaaatttatttacatgattttgacgaaaaagactaaattttatCAAAAGAATATAGTACAAACGCaccaatacatatatattactaAATTTGACATTTTGTTTGGTATTTatataaaagatttattttgaatattatttgtaaattaaaaataattttctactTCAAAATGAcgtaaataatatttattttatcttgtttatctaaacaataaaaatttcGTTTTTCTAACAAATGTATGGTAATCGTTGGGAATCCGATGGCTTATGTTTGGTCCCAGAACGATTATTCAATTATATCTGGCTGCCCCGTTCCTTTTACgacaaatcaaaattattagtGTGACTTTCACGATTTGGAACCAACCTGTTTGAAAACTATTAGATTTGGGAAAATGGGAGAAAGAAAAGCTTGCACGTGTATGTTGTGTATTTTCTGCAAAAAACTACTCTTTTTTATCTTCAAATCGGAGAGTTGCCAGCGTAATTTTCAACCGATGTAATAGAAGTTGAGCAGAACCGCTTATAATATTGCTCCACTATCCATTTCGAACTCTAAAGTCTTAAGAGTAAAGAAAAAGAATCGGAATCGTGAGACAGCAAACCCGCTAATGGTGTCCTTGTTTAGGTTGGCATCAGGTGCTCGGCGTGTGGTTGAGTAAGAAAAAAGTGGGctgtttttctctttctttggAGCTATTTGCAGAAATCGGCTGTATTGTGAGATGGGTTTGTGTTGATTGTGCGAAAGATCCAGGGGGAGAAATGGAACCCCCGAGGGGGTTGTGGGCTTCTTTATGGAACCTCATTTGGTTTTTGCCTTACTTCATCGGCCTTCTCATTCTTGGCTTCATTAAAGGTCTGAATAATTGGACCTTGGTTTATCATCCGTTACTTCTTTCTTGTTCTAGATTGAAGCAAACTAACTGTTCTTGTTGCATAATTTGTAGTTAATAAATGGCTTTTGTCTCTCTGTTTTGGTATGATCAATAGTTATAGTTGAGGAAGCTAGCCTCCTTTTAACTTTAGGATAAGATTTACTTAAAGAGATGATCCTGGATACTTATGTTACTTGTAGAATCTGAGTATTGATAATTTGCATTCTGATTGGGCCACCTCGAAGTTTGAATTACTGTATTGAAATCCTTTGAAATGTTGGATTTTGGCATTTAATGAATTTCAGTAATTGTCTAGTTTAGAAAAATGGTTTCTTTGTTAGAACGTTTTCTCTTTTTGAGAATTCACGTTGTACTGAAATGAAGGGATCCGTGGCAATGACAGCATAAAACTGTAGTTTTTTTCGACATTGGCTAATATCATTCATCCTTGTTATGGTCAAGGAAGTTTTCATATACTGTAATTGGTTTTCTGATATGTTGCATTTTTCATTTCAGGTATCATTATGTTTCCGGGAATTCTTCTCCTAATGACTGTTGGAATATCTGGAATAATAGTGGGTCTTTGGCCAATACATTGTTTCTATACGTATTACTGCATTTTTAGGTGAAGTTTTGAGTCTTTCTTCTGTTATGCTTGCTACATTCATTGTCATTGGGATTGAcgtctttttttgttttctttaacTGCAGAACGAAACAATTTGGGACATCTTTGAAGCTTGTTCTTTTCATATTTGCTCCTGCCATCTTAATAGCCTGGCCCCCTGTTGGCATTGCTTGTGGAGTTCTAGGAGGGGCCGCATATGGCCTGCTTTCACCAATGTTTGCCACTTTTCAGGCAGTTGAGGAGGGGAAGAGTGACAAATTTTATCACTGTTTTATCGTACGAAAACTGTATCAGAATCAGCATACAATGGTTTCAGCATTTTTTGCTAGTTCATAGTACAGATCTTGTTTCACTATGTTTGCAGGATGGAACTTGGGATTCTGTCAAAGGAAGCTTCACTATTATAAGGGATGTTAGGGATGTTTGTTACCATTCTTACTTGTCCATTATGTATGATCTAAGGCATCTAGGACCTCAGGAGGGAAAATATTACGAGATTAGGTTCGTTTTTTTCCCTTTCATTATTCTGCCTCTTGCTGCTTCCAGGTGTATTCAAGAAAAGGTCGCATGACTGAGTAATGGGaatttaatttgtaaaattaTGCTGTTATAATTACACATATGACATTCTGAATTACTTGTGCTGAATCTTGATTTTATTGTCTTTTTAATATGGGAGTTAATGTTTTTTATGTTTGAGCAAATCCAAGGATAAAAAATGTTATCTTTATGAGTTTAGATGTAAGGTTGGCGATATGAATAATCTGCCTTTTGCTCTGTTGAAAATCTTATTAGATGACAAAAGTTTGGGTTAAgtggatttttaattttttttatagatttatttGTTGCTTTCGAGAGTCCccacatttttttttgtgtgttccTGGTTTTGTTTGAATTTAGCATGGCTAAAGTTTTATGATATAGTTTTGGCTGCCATtcagtttttataatataatttggcTGGTGTTCTTGGTTTAACGAAACAAGTTGCTCTGGTCAAACAAATATGTTTGGTGAGAGATTTAAGAAGAACAAGATAACTTGATGTGAAAAGTGAAAGGTTCGATTAGCTTTCCTTGACAATGGTTTAGTTCTGGTGATGTTCTAAGTTAGTTCTACCAATGATCGCTCTGTCACAGATTGATCTATCTTCCCCAAGCTCTTGTAGCTGGAATTCTGGGTTCAATGATTGACTTTCCAGTGATTTCAGTTGTTGCCATGTTCAAAAGTTTTTACATGCTTTTCAAGGGTTGGCACCGCTTATTTCAAGACTGTATTGGTCGTGAAGGGCCATTCTTGGAGACAATTTGTGTGCCATTTGCTGGTCTTGCAATTTTACTCTGGCCATTAGCTGTTGTAGGGGCGGTATTGGGCTCCATGGTTTCGAGTATCTTCTTAGGTGCCTATGCAGCTGTGATAGTGTATCAGGTTGgattttttcttgattctttgaACTCTCCCTAATCTCCTTTTTCTATCATTAGCATCTAATTGTTGGCTTTTGGTTGTAGGAGTCCTCAATGTGGTATGGACTTTGTTACATTGTGGCTTCTCTGTCTATGTACGATGAATATAGcaatgatgttcttgacatgccCGAGGGATCCTGCTTTCCTAGGTGTTTACTATCTCTGTAAATAAATCTTATATGgtgcacattttttttttcaaaatttacaatatactGTAATAAATGACTTATTTGTCTACGATCTTCTGTAGGCCACAGTATAGAAAGAATCCTCCATCACGAACTACCTCTCGTAACAACTCTATCTCAGGGActaattctttcaaaaggccaCTCTCTCGTGCAAGTTCTATCAATTCGCCTATGCTAGACCTGAAGCCCATTGAGGTATGCTTTTGGTCCCGAGAATTGGATTGATGGAACATATCAACTTTCAATGAATAGATAGTTTATGATGCTTCTATTGATTAATGTGTGTTATCTTCTCCATGCATATGCCTTCCGGCTATGTAATTATTATTTAGATAATTGATGGCTGGTTCGAGGAGTGTCAACGCTTTGGGGAAATTATGGTTTCCGAAGGAATCCTAACTCTGCAAGATATTGAGCATGCCAAGAATAACAAAGATAGTGACAGAGTGATCAGCATTGGTTTACCTGCGTATTGCATGTTTCAGTTCCTTCTACGCTCGGCGAAAGCCAATTCTACTGGTTTATTGCTAAGTAcgtgaaattatattttcttttctaTTTAGAATCCACAGCATACAGTATGCTCATCTGTCACAATcccatatcaattt
The Primulina huaijiensis isolate GDHJ02 unplaced genomic scaffold, ASM1229523v2 scaffold4153, whole genome shotgun sequence genome window above contains:
- the LOC140969407 gene encoding uncharacterized membrane protein At3g27390-like isoform X1, producing MEPPRGLWASLWNLIWFLPYFIGLLILGFIKGIIMFPGILLLMTVGISGIIVGLWPIHCFYTYYCIFRTKQFGTSLKLVLFIFAPAILIAWPPVGIACGVLGGAAYGLLSPMFATFQAVEEGKSDKFYHCFIDGTWDSVKGSFTIIRDVRDVCYHSYLSIMYDLRHLGPQEGKYYEIRLIYLPQALVAGILGSMIDFPVISVVAMFKSFYMLFKGWHRLFQDCIGREGPFLETICVPFAGLAILLWPLAVVGAVLGSMVSSIFLGAYAAVIVYQESSMWYGLCYIVASLSMYDEYSNDVLDMPEGSCFPRPQYRKNPPSRTTSRNNSISGTNSFKRPLSRASSINSPMLDLKPIEIIDGWFEECQRFGEIMVSEGILTLQDIEHAKNNKDSDRVISIGLPAYCMFQFLLRSAKANSTGLLLRDGDTEIMPSNRPKDTYFDWFLNPLLIMKDQIKACNLTESEEEYLGKIVLFKGDPSRLKNSMTSPPPESELRRAELDALARRLQGITKSISRYPTCRRRYESSLRKILEELGKKNGDSGKSMSRSKSKLSKFVSVSFKSRTSNPGVDQEAQTTSERDLESDE
- the LOC140969407 gene encoding uncharacterized membrane protein At3g27390-like isoform X2 encodes the protein MEPPRGLWASLWNLIWFLPYFIGLLILGFIKGIIMFPGILLLMTVGISGIIVGLWPIHCFYTYYCIFRTKQFGTSLKLVLFIFAPAILIAWPPVGIACGVLGGAAYGLLSPMFATFQAVEEGKSDKFYHCFIDGTWDSVKGSFTIIRDVRDVCYHSYLSIMYDLRHLGPQEGKYYEIRLIYLPQALVAGILGSMIDFPVISVVAMFKSFYMLFKGWHRLFQDCIGREGPFLETICVPFAGLAILLWPLAVVGAVLGSMVSSIFLGAYAAVIVYQESSMWYGLCYIVASLSMYDEYSNDVLDMPEGSCFPRPQYRKNPPSRTTSRNNSISGTNSFKRPLSRASSINSPMLDLKPIEIIDGWFEECQRFGEIMVSEGILTLQDIEHAKNNKDSDRVISIGLPAYCMFQFLLRSAKANSTGLLLRDGDTEIMPSNRPKDTYFDWFLNPLLIMKDQIKACNLTESEEEYLGKIVLFKGDPSRLKNSMTSPPPESELRRAELDALARRRRYESSLRKILEELGKKNGDSGKSMSRSKSKLSKFVSVSFKSRTSNPGVDQEAQTTSERDLESDE